From Veillonella dispar, one genomic window encodes:
- a CDS encoding catalase has product MSEEKKLTTAFGAPVPDNRNSATAGKRGPVLMQDVWLMEKLGHFAREVIPERRMHAKGSGAFGTFTVTNDITKYTKAKLFSEVGKQTPLFVRFSTVAGERGAADAERDIRGFAVKFYTEEGNWDLVGNNTPVFFIRDPLQFPDLNRAVKRNPKTNLRDATANWDFWTSLPEAIHQVTIVMSDRGIPKSYRTMHGFGSHTYSLINENDERVWVKFHWVCQQPIENLSNAEAAEIVANDRESHQRDLFDAIECGDFPKWKLCIQVMTEEQANNMPYNPFDLTKVWYHDEFPLIEVGVMELNRNPENYFQDVEQAAFAPSTIIPGVSFSPDRMLQGRLFSYADAQRYRLGANYHQIPVNAPKCPVNSYHRDGQGRVDGNHGSTIGYAPNSFGEWAEQPQFKNPGLDVSGAAYQYDFYEDDSDFYTQPGKLFRLMSPEKQQILFENTAAAMDGVPDFIKERHAKHCYQCDPAYGEGVAKALGMNIDFSDVK; this is encoded by the coding sequence ATGAGTGAAGAAAAGAAATTAACAACAGCCTTTGGCGCTCCTGTACCGGATAATCGCAATTCTGCAACAGCAGGTAAACGTGGTCCTGTTTTGATGCAAGACGTTTGGTTGATGGAGAAATTAGGTCATTTTGCGCGTGAAGTAATTCCTGAACGTCGCATGCATGCTAAAGGTTCCGGTGCATTCGGTACTTTTACAGTAACTAATGATATTACTAAATATACAAAAGCAAAACTTTTCTCTGAAGTAGGCAAGCAAACGCCGTTATTTGTGCGTTTCTCCACCGTTGCCGGTGAGCGTGGTGCCGCTGATGCAGAGCGCGATATTCGTGGTTTTGCTGTAAAATTCTATACGGAAGAAGGTAACTGGGACCTCGTAGGTAACAACACACCTGTATTCTTCATCCGCGATCCATTGCAATTCCCTGATTTAAACCGCGCTGTAAAACGTAATCCTAAGACAAATCTTCGCGATGCGACAGCAAACTGGGATTTCTGGACTAGCTTGCCAGAAGCTATTCACCAAGTGACAATTGTAATGAGTGACCGTGGTATTCCTAAATCTTACCGCACAATGCATGGTTTCGGTAGCCATACATACAGTCTTATCAATGAAAACGATGAACGCGTATGGGTTAAATTCCACTGGGTTTGCCAACAACCGATTGAAAATCTCTCCAATGCTGAGGCGGCTGAGATTGTGGCTAATGACCGTGAAAGCCATCAACGCGATCTCTTTGATGCTATCGAATGCGGTGATTTCCCTAAATGGAAATTATGCATCCAAGTGATGACAGAAGAACAAGCTAATAACATGCCATACAATCCATTCGACTTAACAAAAGTATGGTACCATGATGAATTCCCATTGATCGAAGTAGGCGTAATGGAGCTTAACCGCAACCCTGAAAACTACTTCCAAGATGTAGAACAAGCTGCATTTGCACCATCTACTATCATTCCTGGCGTATCCTTCTCCCCTGACAGAATGCTTCAAGGTCGTTTGTTCTCCTATGCCGATGCACAACGCTATCGTTTAGGTGCAAACTACCATCAAATCCCTGTTAATGCGCCTAAATGCCCTGTAAACAGCTACCATCGTGATGGTCAAGGCCGTGTAGATGGTAACCATGGTTCCACAATTGGCTATGCACCAAATAGCTTTGGCGAATGGGCTGAACAACCACAATTCAAAAACCCTGGTCTAGACGTATCTGGTGCAGCATACCAATACGACTTCTACGAAGATGACTCTGACTTCTACACACAACCAGGTAAATTGTTCCGTCTCATGAGCCCTGAAAAACAGCAAATCTTGTTTGAAAACACAGCAGCAGCTATGGATGGTGTACCTGATTTCATTAAAGAACGCCATGCAAAACATTGCTACCAATGTGATCCAGCTTATGGTGAAGGCGTAGCTAAAGCCTTGGGCATGAACATCGATTTCAGCGATGTAAAATAA